A window of the Helianthus annuus cultivar XRQ/B chromosome 4, HanXRQr2.0-SUNRISE, whole genome shotgun sequence genome harbors these coding sequences:
- the LOC110933114 gene encoding protein FAR1-RELATED SEQUENCE 5-like, whose product MYEHYAERAGFSTRLGTSKKDKAKGIIKLRYILCSRANKPKDQEAGNSSSPKRCRSIKATDCKACVKIRRVKKSTDYVVYKFIEQHNHGLTSPENLDLSRKKRKLDFAAKQLIADCRNANIGPTKAHNIYVVLKGGHQNVRGTSTEFKNFGRDIREFIGDRDAQMVVDKFNERVENKQNYTFNTHIVEKELQLMFWCDGVSKINYHAFGDVVAFDVTYDMIFVPFTGVDHHKKCTIFGAGLIHNETVESYSWLLQKFLEVHDGKQPLMILTDQDCAMKQAVNIVFDKFVHRLCMWHITNKIPAKIKGSDETNAELKKQIHKLVWNVYIEPHRFEKRWNLLMTEYGLEDHAWMNEIPHNTLVQFMLCYDTSVDKLRNKQRKMSYETDTTNPERYKTSFPIERHANEVYTRTLFWEVQKEIEKSNSLCYVAERGMVDGVNTYLVAHQDHTKEIVNEFKVTFNKSDFTVSCVCMGFTRVGYLCRHVFCVFMHHNVFQIPDRYIHPRWCRDAIPSSVHFLENRLCDDQSRSGVLWRGICDNVNMCRDRVRGNIEKLQELSDQIQAIKDKLFSEIPYDDSINKKDVVIEDVIAHKQPAEVSCMAPRKIRNQGCGKHNRTGEPVKDDSTTDGEDEIYEDDEETEESGSEDSVDLAAWLQNSILLTFEYPTPLPPNNDEIPQLVLPDTGFSTSPAGWDPA is encoded by the exons ATGTATGAGCATTATGCAGAGAGGGCTGGTTTTTCGACCCGTTTGGGGACGTCAAAGAAAGATAAAGCTAAAGGAATAATCAAACTCCGGTACATTTTGTGTTCTCGAGCTAATAAGCCCAAAGACCAGGAAGCGGGTAATTCTAGTTCTCCTAAACGATGCCGTAGTATAAAAGCTACAGATTGTAAGGCATGTGTTAAAATTAGGCGAGTAAAAAAATCTACGGATTACGTTGTTTACAAATTCATTGAACAACATAACCATGGTCTAACGTCACCTGAGAACTTAGATTTATCACGCAAGAAAAGGAAGCTAGACTTTGCGGCTAAACAGCTTATTGCTGATTGTCGCAATGCAAACATTGGCCCGACGAAAGCACACAATATATACGTTGTTTTAAAGGGAGGTCACCAAAATGTTCGTGGAACATCTACCGAGTTTAAGAACTTTGGAAGAGATATCCGGGAATTCATTGGTGACAGAGATGCACAAATGGTCGTTGACAAATTCAATGAACGGGTGGAAAACAAGCAAAATTACACGTTTAATACACATATCGTTGAGAAGGAACTTCAGTTGATGTTTTGGTGTGATGGAGTCTCAAAAATAAATTATCACGCTTTTGGCGATGTAGTGGCATTTGATGTAAC GTACGATATGATATTTGTCCCCTTTACCGGGGTTGATCATCATAAGAAGTGTACAATATTCGGGGCTGGATTGATTCACAACGAAACCGTTGAGTCATACTCATGGCTTTTACAAAAGTTTTTAGAAGTGCACGATGGAAAACAACCTCTTATGATATTAACCGATCAAGATTGCGCCATGAAGCAAGCCGTAAACATTGTATTTGATAAGTTTGTTCATAGACTATGTATGTGGCACATCACCAATAAAATACCAGCTAAG ATAAAGGGCAGTGACGAAACGAATGCTGAGTTAAAGAAACAGATCCACAAATTGGTGTGGAATGTTTACATAGAACCCCACAGGTTTGAAAAGAGATGGAATTTACTCATGACCGAGTATGGTTTGGAAGATCATGCTTGGATGAACGAAAT TCCCCATAATACGTTGGTGCAGTTTATGCTTTGCTACGATACATCGGTGGATAAGCTACGTAACAAACAGCGTAAAATGTCTTATGAGACAGACACAACCAATCCCGAGCGTTACAAAACATCGTTTCCAATAGAACGTCATGCCAATGAAGTATATACACGCACATTATTCTGGGAAGTTCAAAAGGAGATTGAAAAGTCTAACAGTTTGTGTTATGTTGCCGAAAGAGGAATGGTTGATGGAGTTAATACGTATCTTGTTGCTCATCAAGATCACACCAAAGAAATTGTGAATGAGTTTAAG GTAACTTTCAACAAAAGTGATTTTACAGTTTCATGTGTATGCATGGGTTTTACCCGGGTTGGGTATCTTTGCCGACACGTGTTTTGCGTATTCATGCATCACAACGTTTTTCAGATTCCAGACAGATACATACATCCTAGATGGTGTAGAGATGCTATCCCATCTAGTGTACACTTCCTGGAGAATAGGTTATGTGACGACCAAAGTAGGAGTGGTGTGTTGTGGCGCGGGATTTGTGATAACGTGAACATGTGTAGAGATAGGGTACGTGGCAACATTGAGAAATTACAAGAGTTAAGTGACCAGATTCAAGCTATTAAAGATAAGCTTTTTAGCGAGATACCGTACGATGATTCAATCAATAAAAAGGATGTTGTGATAGAGGATGTAATTGCGCATAAACAACCAGCTGAGGTTTCTTGCATGGCACCGCGGAAAATACGCAACCAAGGATGTGGAAAGCATAATCGAACA GGGGAGCCGGTTAAGGACGACTCGACAACCGACGGAGAAGATGAGATATACGAAGACGACGAAGAAACCGAAGAATCTGGATCTGAGGATTCT GTTGACTTAGCGGCTTGGTTGCAGAACTCGATTTTGTTGACGTTCGAGTATCCGACCCCCCTTCCCCCGAACAATGATGAGATCCCCCAGCTTGTGCTACCAGATACCGGATTCTCAACCTCACCAGCTGGCTGGGACCCAGCTTGA
- the LOC110933113 gene encoding protein FAR1-RELATED SEQUENCE 5-like, with amino-acid sequence MEELSGLMRTTWMSNSKNHFFGQVCNAKSTLVEFMTHYETAIERQRHTHQRNDHESRYKRPQLKSNYKVFESQAAAVIYTKNIFCDIQAELIGIGDCLNQHYEEQPDGFVKFYINDFQQPCKSLFEVMYRKSDCTSTCSCRRFEQFGLLCIFYVLRSQDIKEFPKQCILNRCRKEASPNCSSDHSMSRDFMTELDPDVQNKRFVAPPPSTRDRFAEITGQYQNDKNLIRVPVGSKSKVSRSCKRLKSKQEEAIEKIKTKGKPRAKERQCKNCKAFVYYAYTCKKAHVRTHNIENKTESSINDVFPSVAFELFGDLN; translated from the exons ATGGAGGAACTGTCGGGCCTTATGCGTACGACATGGATGTCGAATAGTAAGAACCATTTTTTTGGACAAGTGTGCAATGCAAAATCTACTCTTGTTGAGTTCATGACTCATTACGAAACTGCAATAGAAAGACAACGTCACACGCACCAGAGAAATGATCATGAATCTCGATACAAACGCCCCCAGTTGAAAAGTAATTATAAAGTGTTTGAGAGCCAAGCTGCTGCTGTGATAtacacaaaaaatattttttgtgacATTCAAGCTGAGCTAATCGGGATTGGGGATTGCTTAAATCAACATTATGAAGAGCAgcccgatgggtttgttaagttctACATAAATGATTTCCAGCAGCCTTGTAAATCCTTATTCGAG GTAATGTACCGTAAGTCTGATTGCACCAGCACTTGCTCATGCAGGCGTTTTGAGCAGTTTGGTTTGCTATGTATATTTTATGTTTTGAGAAGTCAGGATATTAAGGAATTTCCAAAACAGTGCATTTTGAATAGATGTCGAAAAGAGGCTTCGCCAAATTGCTCTTCGGATCATTCAATGAGTCGTGATTTTATGACCGAGCTTGATCCCGATGTGCAAA ATAAGCGGTTTGTTGCTCCTCCTCCTAGTACTAGGGATAGATTTGCTGAGATAACAGGGCAATATCAAAACGACAAGAATCTGATAAGAGTCCCTGTTGGGTCTAAGTCGAAAGTTTCTAGATCTTGCAAGCGTTTGAAATCCAAACAAGAGGAAGcaattgaaaaaataaaaacaaaagggAAGCCCAGGGCGAAAGAAAGACAGTGTAAGAATTGTAAAGCTTTCGTATACTACGCATATACATGCAAGAAGGCC CATGTAAGAACACACAATATTGAGAACAAAACTGAATCTTCAATAAACGACGTTTTCCCATCTGTGGCTTTTGAACTATTTGGCGATTTAAATTGA